From a region of the Arachis ipaensis cultivar K30076 chromosome B09, Araip1.1, whole genome shotgun sequence genome:
- the LOC110266779 gene encoding protein FAR1-RELATED SEQUENCE 5-like: MYNLITQHKKEKVKGGDANAAISYLRGKAGNDSYFFGKCTLSNENRLENLFWDDGTSRIDYECFGDVLTFDSTYNRNVYNKPLVIFSGSNHHGQTVIFGCGLLVNEDIGSYKWLLETFLEAMGSKHPTAVVTDGDLLMREAIKQVFPYATHRLCAWHLHRNACEKVKNSGFLNDFKKLIYANMSVAEFQVMWEDMVARYNLSSNSWVVQTYELRNLWALAYLRD; encoded by the coding sequence ATGTACAACCTCATTACTCAACATAAGAAGGAAAAGGTGAAGGGTGGTGATGCAAATGCTGCAATAAGCTACCTGAGAGGTAAAGCTGGGAATGATTCTTATTTCTTTGGCAAGTGCACATTAAGTAATGAGAATCGATTGGAAAATTTGTTCTGGGATGATGGGACTAGCCGTATTGATTATGAGTGCTTTGGGGATGTCTTGACATTTGATTCGACTTACAATAGGAATGTCTACAATAAACCACTTGTGATATTTTCTGGTAGCAATCATCATGGGCAGACCGTCATATTTGGTTGTGGTCTTCTTGTTAATGAGGATATTGGTTCATACAAGTGGCTCTTGGAAACTTTTTTGGAAGCAATGGGGAGTAAACACCCTACGGCAGTTGTCACCGATGGAGATCTTTTAATGAGAGAAGCAATTAAACAGGTCTTTCCTTATGCAACACATCGACTATGTGCATGGCACTTACATAGGAATGCATGCGAGAAGGTTAAGAACAGTGGATTTCTAAATGACTTCAAGAAATTGATTTATGCCAATATGAGTGTTGCAGAGTTTCAGGTCATGTGGGAAGACATGGTGGCCAGGTATAACTTATCAAGCAACTCTTGGGTCGTCCAAACCTATGAGTTGAGGAATCTATGGGCTCTTGCATATTTGAGGGACTAA